Genomic window (Acidimicrobiales bacterium):
TCGAGTGCTGCCGGGCGCTCAGGCGCGTCAGCGCGGTGCCGGTGGTCGTGGTGACGGCCCGCTCCGACACCCACGACGTGGTCGCCGGTCTGGAAGCTGGTGCCGACGACTACGTGACCAAGCCGTTCGTCGCCAAGGAGCTGGCCGCTCGCATCCGTGCCCTCCTGCGCCGGGTGCGGGCCGGCGACGGTGGGTCGCCGGCCATGACGTTCGGCGACGTCGTGGTCGTCCCCGACGAGGGCGCCGTGCGACGCGGCGACGAGGAGATCCACCTGACGCGGACCGAGTTCCACCTCCTCTGCGAGCTGGCCGGGAGCCCGGGCAAGGTCTTCAGCCGGGAGCAGCTCCTCGAGCGGGTCTGGGGCTACGACTACTTCGGCGACGGGCGACTGGTCGATGTGCACATCCGGCGGCTGCGGACCAAGATCGAGCCTGACGCCGCCAACCCCCGTCACGTGGTGACCGTGCGAGGGCTCGGCTACAAGCTGGTGTCCTGACATGCCCCGGCGGCACCGGCGACTGGGGGTCCGGTCCAGGGTCACCGCCGCCTTCGCCCTCGGCGCCCTGGCCCTGTCGGTGGCGCTGTCCACCCTCACCTACTTCACCGCCCGCCAGTACTTCCTGCACGAGCGGCAGACCGCGGTGCTGCGCCAGGCGTACGTGAACGCCAATCTGGTGCGGGCGGCGCTGCGGTCGACCCAGCCGGACATCCCGCCCCTGCTGGCGTCCCTCGACACCGTCCCGGGCTCCCGCTCGGTCCTCTACGACCGCGGCCGGTGGTTCGCCACCTCGCTGACCGTCGGTCGGGACGCCATCCCCGCCCACCTCCGCAGCCAGGTCACCGGGGGCACGCCCGCGAGCCAGCGTTTCAGCCTCGCCGGTTCGCTGCAGATGGGAGTGGGCATCCCGATCCCTGTGGTCGGAGGGGCCTATTTCGAGGTGTTCTCGCTCCAGGAGCTCGATCACACCCTGCGGATCCTTGCCCTCACCCTCGCCGCCGGCTCGGTCGCCATCACCCTCGCCGGGATCGTGCTCGGCCGCTGGGCCAGCGGAAGAGCGCTGCGTCCGCTCGGCGACGTGGCCCACGCCGCCGTCGCCATCGCCGGTGGGCGGCTCGACACCCGCCTGGAGACCTTCGACGAGGCCGACCTGGCCACCCTGGCGTCCTCCTTCAACCGAATGGCCGACCGTCTCCAGGAGCGGATCGAGCGCGAGGCGCGCTTCACCTCGGACGTGAGCCACGAGCTGCGCTCGCCGCTGACGACCCTCTCGACGTCGATCGGCGTGCTGGAGGCCCGGCGCGAGGACCTTCCGGACCGCTCGCGACAGGCCGTGGACCTGTTGGCCGCGGAGCTGCGGCGCTTCCAGCACATGGTCACCGACCTGCTCGAGATCTCCCGCTTCGACACGGGGTCCGCGGAGCTGTCACTCGACGACGTCCGCGTCGACGAGCTGGTGCAGCACGCCGTGCAGGCCGGGGGGAACGGCGCCCTCCCGGTCGAGCTCGCACCCGACGTGGCCGGTCTGCAGGTCTCGGTCGACAAGCGGCGCATCGAGCGCGTGGTCGCCAACCTGGTCGACAACGCCAGCGTCTATGCCGGCGGTGTGACCAGGCTGGCCGTGGAGGCGAGCGACGACACGGTGCGCCTGATCGTCGAGGACGCGGGACCCGGCGTACCCGCAGAGGGCCGGGAGCGGATCTTCGAGCGCTTCTTCCGCGGCTCGGCCGCCGGTCGTCGGGGCGCGGGTGACGGCACCGGGCTCGGTCTGGCGCTCGTGGCCGAGCACGTCCGCCTCCACGGTGGGCGGGTCTGGGTCGACGATCGTCCGGGGGGCGGCTCGCGATTCGTGGTCGAGCTGCCCATCCGGGCCGCGCCGGCAGGGCCCGTGGCCGAGGCGGCCCCGGTATGAGGGCGGCGCCCCGAAGGTGGTGGGGCGACGCCGCTGGCGCCGCGGTGGCCTCGGTCGTGGCCGGCAGCCTGGTCGCCTGCGGGATACCGGCGGACTCGCAACCCCAGGCCATCGCCCGCAAGGACATCCCCTTCGACCTGCTGGCGCCCTCGACGACGATCGCCGGGCCCGGCGTGCCCGGTCCTCGGGTGCCGGTCAGCGTCTACCTCGTGGGGATCACCGGGCTGGTGCCGGTCAGCAGGGGCGTCCGGGCGCCGGCCACGCTTCCGGAGTCGCTGGGCGCCCTCCTCGCCGGGCCCACCGACACCGAGGTGGCCGACGGGCTGCGCACCGCCATCACGGCCCAGACCTCGGTGTCGGCCGGGCCAGTGGGCTTCGGGGTGGGCACCGTGGACCTCGGCGGCGCCTTCGGACAGGTGGGGGGCCAGGAGCAGATCCTGGCCGTGGCCCAGCTCGTGTTCACCGCCACCGGGGTGCCCGGCATCGCCAAGGTGCAGTTCACCCTGGCGGGCCGACCTGTCGAGGTGCCCGCCGGCGACGGGACCCTGACTCAGGGTCCGCTCGGGCGCTCCGACTTCCCGTCGCTCGGTCGCTGATCCCGCTCTCGTCCGTTCTGCCAGGGCAGGCGGGGCGCGTCGGCCCACAGCCGCTCGAGGTCGTAGTAACGGCGGGCCTCCTCGAGGAACACGTGCACCACCACGTCGCCGTAGTCGAGCAGGATCCAGCGGGCGTCGTCGAGGCCCTCCACCCGATGGGGACCCCCGGCGCCGGCCGCCTTGACCTGCTCCTCGACCTCGTCGGCGATGGTGCGCACCTGGCGAGGGTTGCCGCCACTGGTGATGACGAAGGCGTCGGTGACGGCCAGGAGCGGACCCATCTCGAGGATGACGGTCGACTCGCCCTTCTTGTCGGCTGCGGCCCGAGCGGCCACCACCGCCAACACCCGGGCCCGGTCGGCACCGCTACCGACCCCGCTCCCGAGTCCGCTCGGCATCTCGATCGTGCTCACCTACCGACCAGCGTACAGACCGCGCTGGCGGATGAGGCGGACCGCGGGTTCCGGAACGAGAAAGTCCAGCGGGCGTCCGTCCACGGCGCGGGCGCGCAGGTCGGTGCTGGAGATGTCGATGCCCGGGATCTCGACACTGACCACGTCCCAGCCCGACAGCGGCTTGCTCGGGCGGACGCCTGGGCGGTTGACGACGACCAGCGTCACCCGGTCGCGCACGGATTCCATCCGCTCCCAGCTGTCCAGGTCGTCGGCCACGTCGGCCCCGATGACGAGGAACAGCTCGGCCTCGGGATGAAGCCGGGCCAGCTCGTCCAGCGTGTCGGCGGTGTAGGAGAGCCCGCCCCGCTGGACCTCCAGGGGACTGGCCTCGATGCCATCGACGCTGGTCACGGCCGCCTCGACGACGGCGTAGCGGTCGCGGGCGGGCGTCACCGTGCGGCTGTGCTTCTGCCAGGGCTGGTTGGCCACCACGAGGAGCACCCGGTCGAGGTCGAGGGCGTGACGGGCGTTGACCGCGGCCACGAGGTGGCCGACGTGGACCGGATCGAAGGTCCCTCCGAAGACGCCGATCCGCTCCCTGGGCCGCTCCGTGGGCGTCGCCGGCAAGGTTACGTGCCGGCCAACCTGGCCACGACCGGGGCGAAGGCGTCGATGTCGCCGTCGTGGACCACCCAATAGCTGAAGCCGTACTCCTCGCGGCGACGCACGAGCGTCTCGCAGATCTCGTCCACGGTGCCGACCAGCGCGATCGGGACGTCGAGGATCTCCTCGGTGCTCAAGCCGAACGCCGGGGCCATGGACTCGAGCAGCTCGCGGCCGTTCGGCACCACCTGGACGGCGAACGACAGCATCTGCAGCTCCAGCTGGTCGAAGCGGCTCCCGGCCGCCTCCTTGACCCACGACACGCGCTCTCGGTAATGGGCAGCCGTCGCCGTGGCCGCCACTTCAGGACCGACATACCCAGCCGCCAGGCTGGGGTTGATCCCGACGATGTCGGCCTCCCTGGCGGCCAGGGCGAGCACGCGGGGGCTTCCCCCGCCAATGACGATGGGCGGGTGGGGCTTGGACCGAGGCGGGGGCGCCGCCGTGGCGTCGGCGATGTGATAGTGCTCCCCGGAGAAGCTCACCTTGCCTTCCGACCACACTCCCTTGATGATGGCGATGGCCTCGCTCAGCCGGTCCACGCGCCGCCCCGGGCGGTCGTACGGAAGGCCCGCCTCGTCATAGTCACTGCGCATCCAACCCGCCCCGATGCCGAACTCCGTTCGCCCCTCGCTCACCAGGTCGAGGGTGGCCATCTCCTTGGCCAGGAACAGCGGATGGCGGTAGTCGTTGCCGAACACCAGCGAGCCCACCCGGAGCCGCTCGGTGGCCTCGGCGGCGACGGTCAGGGCGACGAGCGGGCCCCACTGGTCACCGAGGTGGTCGGGCACGTACAGGGTCGAATAGCCCAGCTCCTCCACCCGACGGGCGAGGTCCCGCCAGGCCGGGCCGCTCGCCGCCCGGCTGGCCTGCACTCCGAAGCGAAAGGGTTGCACGCCTCGGGAGGCTAGTACCGGCAGGTCAACGCTTTGCCAACGGGCCCGTCCTCGGTCAGTCTGGGATGGTGACCCCCGCGCACTGGCACCCGCGGAGCTGGCGGGAGCGGTCTGCCGCCCAGCAGCCTCCGTGGCCCGACGAGACCGAGGTGGACGGCGTCCTCAAGCATCTCTCCACGCTGCCGCCGCTGGTGTTCGCGGGTGAGGCCCGGCGGCTCACCCAGGCCCTGGCCCAGGCGGCGCGGGGCGAGGCCTTCGTGCTCCAGGCCGGCGACTGCGCCGAGTCGTTCGCCGACCTCAGTGCCGACTCCATCCGGGACAAGCTGAAGGTCATCCTCCAGATGGCGGTCGTGCTGACGTACGGCTCCGGTGTGCCCGTCGTGAAGGTGGGCCGCATGGCCGGGCAGTTCGCCAAGCCCCGCTCGCTGCCCACCGAGCACGTGGGCGGGATGGAGCTGCCGGCATTCCGCGGCCATATCGTCAACGACGAGGCGCCGACCGCCGAAGCCAGGGCGGCCGATCCCGCTCGCATGGTCGCCGCCTACCACCAGTCGGCGACGACGCTCAATCTCCTGCGGGCTTTCACCAAGGGCGGCTTCGCCGACCTGTCCCAGGTCCACACCTGGAACCAGCAGTTCGTGGCGTCCAGCGCCCAGGGCCGTCGCTACGAGGCGGTGGCCGGCGAGATCGATCGGGCCCTGCGCTTCATGCGGGCCTGCGGCATCGATCTCGAGGCGGAGGCCACCCTCCACCAGGTCGAGTTCTGGACCTGCCACGAGGCGCTGCTGCTCGGCTACGAGGAGGCCCTTACCCGGGAGGACTCGCTGACCGGGGACTGGTACGACTGCTCGGCCCACATGCTGTGGGTGGGCGACCGCACGCGCCAGCCCGACGGCGCCCACGTCGAGCTGCTGTCGGGGCTCCACAATCCCGTCGGTGTCAAGATCGGCCCCACCGCGACCGTTGGCGACGTCCTCGAGGTGTGCGAGCGCCTCGACGCCGAGCGGCAGCCGGGCCGGCTCACCCTCATCACCCGTCTCGGTGCGGCCAACGTCGAGCAGGCTCTGCCCCCGCTGCTGCGGGCGGTCGCCGATGCCGGGCACCCCGTCGTCTGGGTCTGCGATCCCATGCACGGGAACACCTTCGTCAGCGACGGGGGCCGCAAGACCCGCCGGTTCGACGACGTCCTGGCCGAGATCCAGGGGTTCTTCGCCGCCCACCGGGCCCAGGGCACCTGGCCGGGCGGCGTCCACGTCGAGCTCACCGGCGACGACGTCACCGAGTGCCTGGGCGGCGCCGAGGAGGTCCTGGAGGACGACCTCGACCTGCGCTACACCACGACCTGCGATCCCCGCCTGAACGCGCGCCAGTCGCTAGATCTCGCCTACCGGGTGGCCGAGCTGTTGCGCTCCTGAGCCGCGGTCGGGCCAGACAATCGACGCCGCCGGGCAGGAAATCCCGACCCGGGAACTAAACTTTCCGTCCAGTGTCTCTGGCTCCTGCCTACGAGCTGTCCAACCTCGACGCCCTGGAGGCCGAGGCCGTCTTCATCTTCCGCGAGGTGGCGGCCGAGCTGGAGCGCCCGGTGCTGCTGTTCAGCGGGGGCAAGGACTCGATCGTGCTCCTGCGGCTGGCCGAGAAGGCCTTTCGGCCCGGTAGGTTCCCCTTCCCCGTCATGCACGTCGACACGGGGCACAACTTCGCCGAGGTCCTCGAGTTCCGCGACCGGCGCATGGCCGAGCTGGGCGAGCGCCTCCTGGTGGCGTCGGTGCAGGATTCCATCGACCAGGGACGGGTCGCCGAGGAGGAGGGTCCGAGGGCCTCGCGCAATCGGGCCCAGACGGTCACGCTCCTCGACGCCATCGCCGAGGCAGGATTCGACGCCTGCTTCGGGGGGGCCCGACGCGACGAGGAGAAGTCCCGGGCCAAGGAGCGTGTCTTCTCGGTCCGCGACGAGTTCGGGCAGTGGGATCCGAAGAACCAGCGCCCCGAGCTGTGGTCGCTCTACAACTCCCGCATTCGCCAGGGCGAGCACATCCGGGTGTTCCCGCTGTCCAACTGGACCGAGCTCGACGTCTGGCAGTACATCGAGCGCGAGCAGCTCGAGGTGCCCCCGATCTACTACGCCCATCGCCGGACGGTGTTCCCCCGCGACGGGATGCTCCTTGCGGTCGGCCCCTACGTCAAGCTCGGTCCCGGTGAGGAGCCCTTCGAGGCGATGGTCCGCTACCGGACCGTGGGCGACATGACCTGCACCGGCGCCGTGGAATCCACCGCCGCCACGGTGCCGGACATCCTCGCCGAGGTGGCCGCCACCCGGCTGACCGAGCGGGGTGCCACCAGGGCCGACGACCGCGTCTCGGAGGCGGCCATGGAGGATCGCAAGCGCGAGGGGTACTTCTGACATGCGCGCCGATCTCCTGCGCCTGACCACGGCGGGGTCGGTGGACGACGGCAAGAGCACCCTGATCGGACGCCTGCTGTACGACGCCAAGTCGCTGTTCGAGGACCAGATCGAGGCCGTCGAGCGGACCAGCACCCAATGGGGCTTCGACTACGTCAACCTGGCCCTGCTCACCGACGGACTGCGCGCCGAGCGGGAGCAGGGCATCACGATCGACGTCGCCTACCGCTATTTCGCCACACCCAGGCGCAAGTTCATCATCGCCGACACTCCGGGACATGTGCAGTACACCCGCAACATGGTGACGGGTGCCTCCACGGCCGACCTGGCGCTCATCCTGGTGGACGCCCGCAAGGGCCTCACCGAGCAGAGCCGCCGCCACGCCGTCGTGGCCAACCTTCTGCGTATCCCGCACATGGTCGTGTGCATCAACAAGATGGACCTGGTCGACTGGGACCAGGCGGCATTCGAGGCCATCAAGGACGACTTCCGCCGCTTCGCCAGCCGCTTCGACGTCACCGACATCGTGTTCATCCCGGCCTGTGCCCTCCACGGCGACAACGTCGTTGAGCGGTCGGCCAACATGGGCTGGTACCAGGGGACGCCGCTGCTCCACCACCTGGAAGAGGTGCACATCGCCTCGGACCGCAACCTGGTCGACGTGAGGTTCCCCGTGCAGTACGTCATCCGGCCCCACAACGACGCCCACCACGACTACCGCGGCTACTCCGGCCAGCTGGCCGCCGGGGTCCTGCGCCCTGGGGACGAGGTCGTGGTCCAGCCGTCGGGTCTCACCACGAGGGTCGCGGCCATCGACACCTACGACGGGCCCGTCGACGAGGCGTACCCACCGATGTCGGTCACTGTTCGGCTCGAGGACGACATCGACATCTCGCGGGGCGACATGCTGTGCCGTCCCCACAACCAGCCCACGGTCGGCCAGGACATCGAGGCCATGGTGTGCTGGCTGACCGATCGCCCTCTCCAGCCCAACGGACGCTACGCGCTCAAGCACACGACCCGCACCGCTCGGGCCGTGGTGAAGGACCTCCGGTACCGGCTCGACATCAACACCCTGCATCGCGACGAGGAGTGCACGGGCTTGGGGCTCAACGAGATGGGCCGGCTCCACCTGCGGGTGACGGCGCCGCTGATGTTCGACGACTACCGGCGCGACCGGGCCACCGGCAGCTTCATCCTGGTCGACGAGACCACCAACGTCACCGCAGGGGCGGGGATGATCCTCGGTCCCGCCTGAGCCGTCTCACGGCCGGCCGCCGGGATCGGGCCGTCGCTCAGCCGAGCGCGGCGACCGTCGCCAGGTGGGCGCTGTCGTTGTAGCGCAGCAGCCGCCAGTTCCCGTCCACACGCTCCCACTCCGTGATCGAGGTGTTGCGGGTGCGGAGGTCAAGGCGGGTGCCGTCGTGGGCCAGCCCGAGGAAGGCCACCAGCGAGGCGTTGACGACCCCCCCGTGGCACGCCACGACGACGGTCTCTCCCTCGTGGCGGTCCGCCAGCGCCCGCAGGGCCCTGTCGACGCGCCGGAGGAGCTCCGTCCAGCTCTCGCCCCCCGGCGACAGGGGACGGTCGGGGTGGGCCGTGAAGTCGACGGGCGGGTAGAGACGGGCGAACTCCTCCCACGCCATCCCGTCGCATTCCCCCGGGTGCATCTCGCACAGGGCGCAGTCGGTCGTGAGCTCGAGGTCGCCGAGCGCCGGAGCGATGATCTCGGCCGTCTGGATGGCCCTGGGCAGCACGCTGGCGTAGAGGGCGTCGGCCTCGCGCATCTCACCGGTCGCCTCCCAGCGGGCGCGCAGGGCCTCGGCCTGGGCCATGCCCAGAGGGGACAGGCCCGTGCAGCCGCGGTGGCCCCCGACGATGCCCTGCACATTGCAGTTGGCTTCGCCGTGGCGAACGAGCACCAGACGGGTCGACCGTTCGAGAGCCGTCAATCGAGCTCCTCGACGAAATGCTCGAGCTGGCGCAGGTTCCGACACTCGAAGGTGCCGTCGCAGTGGGCGGCATACTCGGAAAGGATCGAGTCGCCCGTGTCCCAGTAGGAGCGGGGCTCTGGATCGAGCCAGTAGACGTGTCGGGCCCGCCGGCGAATCTCTTTCAGCACCCACGACTGGGATGCGTGATAGTTGTTGCGGGCGTCGCCCAGCAGGATCACGCTGGTCTTGGGGGAGACCTCCCGGCCCCACCGCTCCCAGAACGTCTCGAAGGCGTGCCCGTAGTCGGAGTGGCCGTCGACCCAGACCACGTCGGCCTCGGTGTTCACCCGATGGACCGCCTCGGTGATGTCCTCGGCCCCCTCGAAGAAGCGCGTCACCTCGTCGATCCCGTCGATGAACACGAAGCTGCGGACGCGCGAGAACTGCGAACTGATGGCGTGGGTGAGCTGCAGGGTGAAGCGGGCGAAGGCGGCGACCGACCCTGAGATGTCGGCGATCACGAAGATCTCGGGCTTCGCCGGTCGCGGATAGCGGAACTTGGGCTCGGCCGGCACCCCCCCGTAGGACAGCGAGTGGCG
Coding sequences:
- a CDS encoding response regulator transcription factor produces the protein MRDHLRVASRLLLVEDDERIRASMRLALEDEGYEIDEAATGEDGLETFAQRPADVVLIDLMLPGIDGLECCRALRRVSAVPVVVVTARSDTHDVVAGLEAGADDYVTKPFVAKELAARIRALLRRVRAGDGGSPAMTFGDVVVVPDEGAVRRGDEEIHLTRTEFHLLCELAGSPGKVFSREQLLERVWGYDYFGDGRLVDVHIRRLRTKIEPDAANPRHVVTVRGLGYKLVS
- a CDS encoding HAMP domain-containing sensor histidine kinase; amino-acid sequence: MPRRHRRLGVRSRVTAAFALGALALSVALSTLTYFTARQYFLHERQTAVLRQAYVNANLVRAALRSTQPDIPPLLASLDTVPGSRSVLYDRGRWFATSLTVGRDAIPAHLRSQVTGGTPASQRFSLAGSLQMGVGIPIPVVGGAYFEVFSLQELDHTLRILALTLAAGSVAITLAGIVLGRWASGRALRPLGDVAHAAVAIAGGRLDTRLETFDEADLATLASSFNRMADRLQERIEREARFTSDVSHELRSPLTTLSTSIGVLEARREDLPDRSRQAVDLLAAELRRFQHMVTDLLEISRFDTGSAELSLDDVRVDELVQHAVQAGGNGALPVELAPDVAGLQVSVDKRRIERVVANLVDNASVYAGGVTRLAVEASDDTVRLIVEDAGPGVPAEGRERIFERFFRGSAAGRRGAGDGTGLGLALVAEHVRLHGGRVWVDDRPGGGSRFVVELPIRAAPAGPVAEAAPV
- a CDS encoding GerMN domain-containing protein, whose translation is MRAAPRRWWGDAAGAAVASVVAGSLVACGIPADSQPQAIARKDIPFDLLAPSTTIAGPGVPGPRVPVSVYLVGITGLVPVSRGVRAPATLPESLGALLAGPTDTEVADGLRTAITAQTSVSAGPVGFGVGTVDLGGAFGQVGGQEQILAVAQLVFTATGVPGIAKVQFTLAGRPVEVPAGDGTLTQGPLGRSDFPSLGR
- the rsfS gene encoding ribosome silencing factor, which produces MSTIEMPSGLGSGVGSGADRARVLAVVAARAAADKKGESTVILEMGPLLAVTDAFVITSGGNPRQVRTIADEVEEQVKAAGAGGPHRVEGLDDARWILLDYGDVVVHVFLEEARRYYDLERLWADAPRLPWQNGRERDQRPSDGKSERPSGP
- the nadD gene encoding nicotinate-nucleotide adenylyltransferase, which gives rise to MPATPTERPRERIGVFGGTFDPVHVGHLVAAVNARHALDLDRVLLVVANQPWQKHSRTVTPARDRYAVVEAAVTSVDGIEASPLEVQRGGLSYTADTLDELARLHPEAELFLVIGADVADDLDSWERMESVRDRVTLVVVNRPGVRPSKPLSGWDVVSVEIPGIDISSTDLRARAVDGRPLDFLVPEPAVRLIRQRGLYAGR
- a CDS encoding TIGR03621 family F420-dependent LLM class oxidoreductase; its protein translation is MQPFRFGVQASRAASGPAWRDLARRVEELGYSTLYVPDHLGDQWGPLVALTVAAEATERLRVGSLVFGNDYRHPLFLAKEMATLDLVSEGRTEFGIGAGWMRSDYDEAGLPYDRPGRRVDRLSEAIAIIKGVWSEGKVSFSGEHYHIADATAAPPPRSKPHPPIVIGGGSPRVLALAAREADIVGINPSLAAGYVGPEVAATATAAHYRERVSWVKEAAGSRFDQLELQMLSFAVQVVPNGRELLESMAPAFGLSTEEILDVPIALVGTVDEICETLVRRREEYGFSYWVVHDGDIDAFAPVVARLAGT
- a CDS encoding 3-deoxy-7-phosphoheptulonate synthase class II; amino-acid sequence: MVTPAHWHPRSWRERSAAQQPPWPDETEVDGVLKHLSTLPPLVFAGEARRLTQALAQAARGEAFVLQAGDCAESFADLSADSIRDKLKVILQMAVVLTYGSGVPVVKVGRMAGQFAKPRSLPTEHVGGMELPAFRGHIVNDEAPTAEARAADPARMVAAYHQSATTLNLLRAFTKGGFADLSQVHTWNQQFVASSAQGRRYEAVAGEIDRALRFMRACGIDLEAEATLHQVEFWTCHEALLLGYEEALTREDSLTGDWYDCSAHMLWVGDRTRQPDGAHVELLSGLHNPVGVKIGPTATVGDVLEVCERLDAERQPGRLTLITRLGAANVEQALPPLLRAVADAGHPVVWVCDPMHGNTFVSDGGRKTRRFDDVLAEIQGFFAAHRAQGTWPGGVHVELTGDDVTECLGGAEEVLEDDLDLRYTTTCDPRLNARQSLDLAYRVAELLRS
- the cysD gene encoding sulfate adenylyltransferase subunit CysD, with the translated sequence MSLAPAYELSNLDALEAEAVFIFREVAAELERPVLLFSGGKDSIVLLRLAEKAFRPGRFPFPVMHVDTGHNFAEVLEFRDRRMAELGERLLVASVQDSIDQGRVAEEEGPRASRNRAQTVTLLDAIAEAGFDACFGGARRDEEKSRAKERVFSVRDEFGQWDPKNQRPELWSLYNSRIRQGEHIRVFPLSNWTELDVWQYIEREQLEVPPIYYAHRRTVFPRDGMLLAVGPYVKLGPGEEPFEAMVRYRTVGDMTCTGAVESTAATVPDILAEVAATRLTERGATRADDRVSEAAMEDRKREGYF
- a CDS encoding GTP-binding protein gives rise to the protein MRADLLRLTTAGSVDDGKSTLIGRLLYDAKSLFEDQIEAVERTSTQWGFDYVNLALLTDGLRAEREQGITIDVAYRYFATPRRKFIIADTPGHVQYTRNMVTGASTADLALILVDARKGLTEQSRRHAVVANLLRIPHMVVCINKMDLVDWDQAAFEAIKDDFRRFASRFDVTDIVFIPACALHGDNVVERSANMGWYQGTPLLHHLEEVHIASDRNLVDVRFPVQYVIRPHNDAHHDYRGYSGQLAAGVLRPGDEVVVQPSGLTTRVAAIDTYDGPVDEAYPPMSVTVRLEDDIDISRGDMLCRPHNQPTVGQDIEAMVCWLTDRPLQPNGRYALKHTTRTARAVVKDLRYRLDINTLHRDEECTGLGLNEMGRLHLRVTAPLMFDDYRRDRATGSFILVDETTNVTAGAGMILGPA
- a CDS encoding histidine phosphatase family protein, whose protein sequence is MTALERSTRLVLVRHGEANCNVQGIVGGHRGCTGLSPLGMAQAEALRARWEATGEMREADALYASVLPRAIQTAEIIAPALGDLELTTDCALCEMHPGECDGMAWEEFARLYPPVDFTAHPDRPLSPGGESWTELLRRVDRALRALADRHEGETVVVACHGGVVNASLVAFLGLAHDGTRLDLRTRNTSITEWERVDGNWRLLRYNDSAHLATVAALG